The genomic DNA CATATACATGCaatttacatatttacattttacatataAGATGCACTTATTCGTGAAGCTGATGAtggatgtggtaaactcctcaatgacATCGGATAAATCCGGTGGTCAACCAAAtaccaggggcgcaactttcactggggacagggGTGACGTGTACCCCCCGCATTAGGAAATGGCATTTTTGTGCCCCCCAGGTTTTTCATTGGAATGTGACACAAAATGAGGCaatggtgtgctttaggaccatgcgaaCGCCTCCGAGTGTCGGGTAgtctgtttggagtgtttatccgactaAAGAAAAGATTATTACTATtatcccccccacttctaaaaccaaagtggCTCCCCTGCCAAATATAAACATGCTAAGCATGTGTAGCTCAAATATATCTATAAAAATATCTATGTAAATCATGCATTGATAGAAGTCAATGATAGAATTGTGTGAAAATGTTTGATCCATGTCATCAAGTTGTGATTCAGCCCTCAGTTGAGAAAGTGTACCCACAATGCTGGAAACCAGCAGCTCTGACGAGTCATAGATAGTGACCTCCCttgtctctcccctcatctcatgTTTGAAAAAAGCTAGGTGTGCCCACAAGAGGATTGCTTAGATGATAGGTTGTACATGACTGGCAGACAGGTCAGGAGCCAACAGAAGCATGCTTTGCTTGAAACAGGTGCTTCCCTCAGAACATGTGGAACATAGACACTCCTCTTTACCGGCCCTTGGCATTGGGGACGTTTTGGCCATTTGTAGGCATGTGGGTACTTTTGCATAAGTAACTATGAAAATGTTTTAAATATCAAAATGTTGATGGTTGGTTTAACATACTGTAGTACCTATGTTAATTAAATGTATACAAAAAGAAATTGAAGACTCATGAATGCATTTTAAAACAGTGTTTCTTACACTGCtgatactcactgtttattatctatgcataatcactttacaCCTTTacacatgtacaaattacctcaattacctcaactaacctgtattacctcaactaacctgtaacccgcacattgacttggtaccggtaccccctgtatatagatagcctcattactgttattttatagttacttttttttaacttaaatttatttagtcaatattttcttaactctattatCTCAAAactgggcttgtaagtaagcattcacGGCAAGTccacgcatgtgacaaataaaaatgtatttggttTGAGATTCTGAAATACAGTATAGCAtttgtccccccccccaaaaaaacaaaaaaataaacaaaaataggacTGCTATTAAAACAGACAAGACAGGGACTAATTTCAGAATGCCATTCCTGAAATCGAAGACCATTTGGCCTCAAATACATATAAAACTACACGTGTGCATCTAAATTAGCCTCAAAATTGCTTTTAAGGCAGAAAATTCTCATTTGTCCCCCCTTTTGACTGTACATAATAATGCTTTCCCGTCTGTGGTGACAAACAGTGGGAGCAACCATTGCATAGCATACAGCTGACTCATGTGTTTCATACAATGGAACCAGAGATTCTTTGGATGTCACATCAGGTATAAAACAGGCTGCCGACCGGCATAGCTATAGCATCGCTCAAAATAACCATAAACATGCAGGGAAAGGTGAGTTAATATTGTTCTTTGCAGTTTAGAGGTCATGTGATCTGATtattactgtatatacagtaatgCAGTGGTTTTATAGAAATATATACATTAAATACAGTAATAACACTATACAAAGATCAAAATtcagtgcttctacatctgcattgcttgctgtttggggttttaggctgagtttctgtatagcactttgtgacatcggctgatgttaattaaaagggcttcataaatacatttgattgaattgATTGAATAATGCAGTCCAGTGTTAAGCATTGTATTATAACCACCAATTAAAGGAAAGTTCTACACAGTTCTGAACACATTCTGGTCACATTTTCTTCTGGCTAATTGCAAGAGTATTTGTTTTCAGATCATCTTCTACGAGGACAAGAACTTCCAGGGTCGCTCCTATGAGACCAGCCAGGACTGCCCTGAGCTGACATCCCACCTTAGCAGGTGCAACTCCTGCAGGGTTGAGAGCGGCTGCTTCATGGCCTATGATCGCAACAACTACATGGGAAACCAGTACTTCATGCGAAGGGGCGAGTACCCTGACTACCAGCGTATGATGGGTTTCGATGACTGCATCAAGTCCTGCCGTAACATCCCCATGGTATGAAGCACCATGATACATCACagattccaacacagtgtaacgTTTATAATAAACTAATCCCATATACAAAATGTATCTTAACAGCACAGAGGAAACTACAAGATGAGGATCTACGAGAGGGAGAACTTCGGAGGTCAGATGCACGAGATGAGCGAGGACTGTGACTCCATCCAGGAGCGTTACCGTATGTCCGACTGCCAGTCCTGCAACGTGATGGACGGCCACTGGCTGATGTACGAGCAGCCCCATTACAAAGGCAGGCAGATGTACATGAGGCCTGGAGAGTACAGAAACCTCAGAGAGATGCAGGGTTACAATGGAATGAAGTTCAGTTCCATTAGAAGGATCACCGACTCCTGTTAAATTATCAGGCCCACCTGTTCAGTGAAACAGTTGActtttaaataaaacatttaaaaaaaatcttatttaatATCGTCTTTTGTCTTGTTCTGCAAATATCCACAGAGGCCCAACACAACACAATTTTAAAAGTCCAGTTGTGTCCTGCTTTGTCCTGATTCAAACACTTTCCATAAGTGGTTGAAACTACATTGATCCTATACTCCTTTTGCTTTTGAATAAAATCATCACATTTTGCAAGGCACGCCAATGCATAACTCTACTACTGGAGCCCAATGTAAAACTAGAGACCCATGATTAGATAGAAAAAAAAGAGTAGGAGAAAGTGTTGGAAGTCGTAATAGAACTATCAATGCATAGCTTTTACCTAATGGATGTAGCGAATAATGTATATTTTAAACAATTTTTAGTTGCATTTCCTTCCAATTTCCTATTAAAAAAGGTAAAATGAACCAGTCAGTGTCTGACCCAAAACATGAACCTGTAGGGACAGACAACACTGAACACAGTATGATATATGAGTGTTTCTGAGAAAtggcgctgggccagtaaccgaaaggtcgttggtttaaatccccgagccgactaggtgaaaaatctgtcagtgtgcccttgagcaagccaCTTAACccgaattgctcctgtaagtcactctggatatgtaacggcgttcttcgtttgtcgaaagagagtcggaccgaaatgcagcgtggtggttactcatgttctttaataaatgaatcgcgatacattaaataacttatacaaatacaaaacaacaaacgcaacgtgaaacctaattacagcctatctggtgaacactacacagagacaggaacaatcacccacgaaatacacagtgaaaccccggctacctaaatacggttcccaatcagagacaacgagaatcacctaactctgattgagaaccgcctcaggcagccaagcctatacaacacccctactcagccgcaattccaaaaactacaaaaccccaatacgaaatacaacaaaataatcccatgtcacaccctggcctgaccaaataattaacgaaaacacaaaatactaagaccaaggcgtgacaggatAAGAGTTTCTTCACTGATTAAATAATATTGTAACTATATAATTGTTTTTAATGGTTAAATAGTAGTGTGTTTACGTGCCATCAAATATTACCATGCTCTAGAGTATGCCAAACCTACAAAAACATTTAGAAATGGAGGGTATACACTTCTTCCCTTTCGTGTTTGTTTAATTTACATTTTATTATGTTAATGCTCAATATACCGCTTAATAAATGCTTATTATATTTAAAACACACCTAAATGATTATGTTAAGGCTCAATATACCGCTTAATAAATGCTTATTATATTTAAAACACACCTAAATGATTATGTTAAGGCTCAATATACCGCTTAATAAATGCTTATTATATTTAAAACACACCTAAATTATTATGTTAATGCTCAATATACAGCTTAATAAatgaataataaataaataatatttaaAGCACACCTAAATTATTATGTTAATGCTCAATATACCGCTTAATAAATGCTTATTATATTTAAAACACACCTAAATTATTATGTTAATGCTCAATATACcgcttaataaattaataataaataaattatatttaaaaCACACCTAAATGATTATGTTAAGGCTCAATATACCGCTTAATAAATGCCTATTATATTTAAAACACACCTAAATTATTATGTTAATGCTCAATATACCGCTTAATAAatgaataataaataaataatatttaaAACACACCTAAATTATTATGTTAATGCTCAATATACCGCTTAATAAATGCTTATTATATTTAAAACACACCTAAATTATTATGTTAATGCTCAATATACCGCTTAATAAATGAATAATAAATCAATTATATTTAAAACACACCTAAATGATTATGTTAAGGCTCAATATACCGCTTAATAAATGCCTATTATATTTAAAACACACCTAAATTATTATGTTAATGCTCAATATACCGCTTAATAAatgaataataaataaataatatttaaAACACACCTAAATTATTATGTTAATGCTCAATATACCGCTTAATAAATGCTTATTATATTTAAAACACACCTAAATTATTATGTTAATGCTCAATATACCGCTTAATAAATGAATAATAAATCAATTATATTTAAAACACACCTAAATTATTATATTAATGCTCAATATACTGCTTAATAAATGAATAATAAATCAATTATATTTAAAACACACCTAAATTATTATATTAATGCTCAATATACCGCTTAATAAATGAATAATaaataaattatatttaaaaCACACCTAAATTATTATATTAATGCTCAATATACTGCTTAATAAATGAATAATAAATCAATTATATTTAAAACACACCTAAATTATTATATTAATGCTCAATATACCGCTTAATAAATGAATAATaaataaattatatttaaaaCACACCTAAATTATTATATTAATGCTCAATATACTGCTTAATAAATGAATAATAAATCAATTATATTTAAAACACACCTAAATTATTATATTAATGCTCAATATACCGCTTAATAAATGAATAATAAATCAATTATATTTAAAGCACACCTAAATTATTATGTTAATGCTCAATATACCGCTTAATAAATGCTTATTATATTTAAAACACACCTAAATTATTATGTTAATGCTCAATATACCGCTTAATAAATGAATAATTATTCAttcgcccaacaacctgcccgctcgaccctatcccctcctctcttctccagaccatttccggagaccttctcccttacctcacctcgctcatcaactcatccctgaccgctggctacgtcccttccgtcttcaagagagcgagagttgcaccccttctgaaaaaacctacactcgatccctccgatgtcaacaactacagaccagtatcccttctttcttttctctccaaaactcttgaacgtgccgtccttggccagctctcccgctatctctctcagaatgaccttcttgatccaaatcagtcaagtttcaagactagtcattcaactgagactgctcttctctgtatcacggaggcgctccgcactgctaaagctaactctctctcctctgctctcatccttctagacctatcggctgccttcgatactgtgaaccatcagatcctcctctccaccctctccgagttgggcatctccggcgcggcccacgcttggattgcgtcctacctgacaggtcgctcctaccaggtggcgtggcgagaatctgtctcctcaccacgcgctctcaccactgg from Oncorhynchus keta strain PuntledgeMale-10-30-2019 chromosome 7, Oket_V2, whole genome shotgun sequence includes the following:
- the LOC118386523 gene encoding gamma-crystallin M3-like; amino-acid sequence: MQGKIIFYEDKNFQGRSYETSQDCPELTSHLSRCNSCRVESGCFMAYDRNNYMGNQYFMRRGEYPDYQRMMGFDDCIKSCRNIPMHRGNYKMRIYERENFGGQMHEMSEDCDSIQERYRMSDCQSCNVMDGHWLMYEQPHYKGRQMYMRPGEYRNLREMQGYNGMKFSSIRRITDSC